In the Triticum urartu cultivar G1812 unplaced genomic scaffold, Tu2.1 TuUngrouped_contig_5656, whole genome shotgun sequence genome, one interval contains:
- the LOC125529516 gene encoding probable glutathione S-transferase GSTF1 encodes MAPVKVFGQAMSPNVARVLVFLEEAGADYELVDIDFQAKEHKSPDHLARNPFGQIPAFQDGHVVLFESRAIAKYVARKYKTDEADLLREGDLSEAAMVDVWTEVEAHTYSAALSPIVYECLIFPLMHGKPTDNKVVDESLEKLRKVLEVYEARLSKHRYLAGDFLSFADLNHFPYTFYFMATPHWALFESYPRVKAWWESIMSRPAIQKLSATMTP; translated from the exons ATGGCGCCGGTGAAGGTGTTCGGGCAGGCCATGTCGCCGAACGTGGCTCGGGTGCTGGTGTTCCTGGAGGAGGCCGGCGCCGACTACGAGCTCGTCGACATCGATTTCCAGGCCAAGGAGCACAAGAGCCCCGACCACCTTGCCAGAAAC CCGTTTGGGCAAATCCCCGCATTCCAGGACGGTCATGTCGTTCTCTTCG AGTCAAGAGCAATCGCCAAGTACGTGGCGCGCAAGTACAAGACGGACGAGGCCGACCTGCTGAGGGAAGGCGACCTTTCAGAAGCCGCCATGGTGGACGTGTGGACGGAGGTGGAGGCGCACACGTACAGCGCCGCCCTCTCGCCCATCGTCTACGAGTGCCTCATCTTCCCTCTCATGCACGGCAAGCCCACCGACAACAAGGTTGTCGACGAGAGCCTCGAGAAGCTGAGGAAGGTGCTCGAGGTCTACGAGGCACGGCTATCCAAGCACAGGTACTTGGCCGGGGATTTCCTCAGCTTCGCTGACCTCAACCATTTCCCCTACACCTTTTACTTCATGGCGACGCCGCATTGGGCCCTGTTTGAGTCGTACCCGCGCGTGAAGGCGTGGTGGGAGAGCATCATGTCCAGGCCGGCGATTCAGAAGCTCAGCGCAACCATGACACCATGA